The sequence TTCTctaccacccccccaaaaaaaaaattactgtggaAGGAAATAATATTCTTCAGACCTTGATTGCTAGTTTAACTTAAAGAATTATGATTCCCATAGTGGGAAGGGTGGGGCAGGAAAGAAGTAGgagatttggtttgtttgtttttttttccagatgatcCCAATTTTTCTTATGTTCCTTTAGAACACTTTTAGCAGGATGTAAACTACTTTACAACAGGAATGGAGAGGAAAACAGCAGCCCTTCCCTTCACAGTATGGGAAAATGTGCATTCACCACTCCTGGGTTGGTTAAAACAATGTTTGGAAAGCTACTTCCCAAATGGAATGCCCTCCCCTGGGCCCACAGCCTGCCTAGGGTCAGTAAAGCATTCTGCTCCTGGCTGAAGCAGGGAAAATTAAGAAAGCCTCAGTAGAAGAGGGCACCACTTTCCTTGTGTGATGGAGGAAGATTTCCTGGGTCTAGGTGGGTGGGCCGGACTGACGGAGGTTTCTTCCTACAGTGTAGAGTATCATAGAATGTGCTTGATGTGTTCATTGACTGTTGGCACACTTGAACTTAccccagtttctcctccctcatgctcccttcctccctcctcacacccTGCCTGGACGCTAGTTTGCACAAGTAAGGCCACCCAGCGCTTCTTCTCTGCATGCTGTGTGCATCTGCCCTCTTGCATGCAATGCTCTGCCACTTTGCCACCATTGTAGCTAATTGTTTCAAATTCCAGGGAGTCCCTGTTTGGGCCTTGCTGGCCTTACGTTTAAAGATCATTAATCAAAGTAGAATCGCAACTGCGATGGACGGATCACTATGAATCATTGCCTCTTCGCCTTGTGAGGTCTGCAGAATAAAACTGAATGAAGGAGGGAACAGAAACATGGAGGCCTTTAGACCTGATGGACTTGGAAGGGTTGTAAGAGAGATGTTTATGAACTGGCCTTCAGCCATTCTCCACAGAggtggggagcagaggggaagGGCAAACCCCATTTCCTAGTTGTTCGTGGAGAACTGGAAGAGAAAGCACTCATTTGAGTATTCTCCCGTGCTAAGCCTTGGAGAAAAGCAGGGTGGAAGGTGGTGTATGCAATTTTAGGATGATCATTTGagttatctgtgttttctgagccTTTCTGTTTCTGGATTCCTCTTTTAGAAATGGATGGGTAGTCAGTATCATATTGGCCCATCCTGGACAGTTTTATTCTAcagatctctctgtgttcctTGTCACCATGGTTCTGAAGTCCCCCTGGCTGAAGTATTGGCATAGACCCTGAACAGCCTCAGGGGTGGCTGCCTTCCCTGTCTGATTTAGAACCTCAGGTCTTGTTCTCTGAGGCACAGCCACTTAGCTAAACAACCATTCATGAGAGGGAGTGGGAGTCATGTACCAGGTCAGCTGGTACCCAGGGTCAGAGCACttgaattttctaattttctgtgGTATATTTCTATGGTAACTGGTACTACTCCGTATTATAGAAATTACGCTCTAAACACCATCCCTCCACCTACTCATAGCATAGATTGATAATACTGTCTGTACCATTATTCatccttgttttggtttttggttgctttggtttttgttcttctcCATTATGCCCTTCCCTCTTGGTTTGAACTCAGCTTCATAGCCAGttgtcccctccctctccttgagTCCCTCCCAGTGCTGCTTTGAGCTTGGTGAGACCAAGTCAGAACCAGGTGTAATACCCGCTTCTCTCGTGTTTGCACATGTCACCCGTGGGTGACCTCTTAGGGCCTGGGGTCACTTCCAACGTGGGCTAAAATTAAAGAGGAGCCGTGGTTGGGTTGATTCTGGGATTGTCCAGTGTGTCTGGATGAGCTGTTAGGAAGGAAGCGCACGCTGTCCTTCACCCTGAGTTTCCTATACTTGCAATGGCCGCCAGCCCCCACCTGTCAGCCCACCCATCAACATAGCTGGGGGCAGAGCACACACACCGTTGGAGTTTCCCTTCTAGCAGTACAGAACCCACCAGTCGTGCTTGGAGATATGGCCTTGTCTCTGCAGCCTGGACCAAATAAGACCTCCTTGAAGTGCATTCCTCCCCCCCATGTCCAGCTCTGTGAGTCTGTGATCAGGGCTGGTGGCTGTGGATCTTAGGGTCCTCTGGGCTCTTGTGCTATCGAATAGTGGCAGGGTCCCCCTGTGTCTTTAGAGCTGTCACAGAATGAATTACCAGTCAGTCACCCAGAGAAAGCAGGCTCCAACCCTGTAAACTAGTGAGGGAGATTCCCCCTGGGGAACTGTGGGCCCTCAGTCAGTGACAGGCCCTCAGAATCTCCACGTTTTCTGCTTCCCATCctgccatctctgcagcctcccaGCCACTTGGGCCTCTCTTCCTGCACTTGTCCTGCTCTGCACCAGCTTGTGACAGCTAACTCCTCATGCCCCAACACTCCTCCATGACCACTGCTAAATGGCTAAGCCTCATGACATCTTCACCACCAGAGAGGAAAGGGTCTCATGGTCTTCTTTCTCTTGGGGCATATTCTGACCTCAGCTAAAATTCTTGGCCCCCAAATTTTGCTAGGCTCCCCTGGGACCCTGTGGTGCAGTGTTTGAAGACTGTCATGTAGTGCATGTGACAATTGCTAataacaatttttcttttttttttcccctccctcatccctatTCCCCcacaccttttcctttttaactcTTGGTTTTCTCACCTCTGGGGAACCCACAAGGAGCTGGTAAGAAGCCCTACCTTTGGTCTGCTTTCTGACGGGGTGTGCTGGGGTGGGGCAGTTGTTCTctatccttctgtctccactgaATCTTTGGACTTCCTCGTCTGCCCCACTCCCGGCACCCTTTCCTGTCTCCCAAGTCACTGTGGTGGCATGGCAGACCTTTGAGACACTGGTGGACTAGGTGCCATGTGAAGACCAGCATGTACAGCCACCCTGACCCTCCTGGGGCCACTGCTCCAGATGTTGAGATGCTGAGAAGATGCAGCGTTGGGTAGCCCTCCTGCCCAGGCCTTGCTTCTGCAGCAGAACATCGCTCAGAACCACTGAAACTTTCCTCCTTAATAGTGATCCTTGGTTGCTACCATCTTTCCCTGCTTAAGAACAGAAATCAGAAAGTAGGTTCTCCCTTGCAGAGCATCCATCTGTGAGGGCTCAGTGCATGTGGACTGTGACTTGACTGTCCTTATTCTTCAGGTTTTGCCTcccctgcctttttctttttttctttttctttttttttttttttcttctcttttcttttatatatatgtgaTACCAGAGGTCAAACTTGAGCATGGTAGGTTGGTACTCTACCATTCAGTTACATCAGCCTTCCattcctctcttttttaaattaagatgggatctcactgtgtagactagcctgacctggaattcacagagatcacctgactctgcctcccagatgctgggattaagggcatgtgtcactacatctggccatctttttttcttaaagaaattttttgtctggttttggtttttgagcaGAGTCTTGTTTTgtgaccctggctggcctggaactcaccccCCTGCCTGagcctctcaagtactaggattatagtgtgagccaccaggcccagcttgtctttttattttattaattcatttattttcagacagggtctcactatgtagctctggatgtccttgaactcacagagatccgactgcctctgcctcctgagtgctgggattacaggtgtgcgcccaCCAcctggaattatttttatttttgagacagctcCTGCTGTACCATGCTCTGGTCTAGCTGGAGTTGGTTatcttcctgggtgctgggattacaagcacctGCCGCTGTGCTTGTCTGAAAAGGACATTTCTGCCTTGTTGGCTTTTGTGGAGAGAAACAGTGTGCTTCCGGGAGTCTGCTTCATAGGAGGGGCTTTTCTTGCTTGAGCTGATGTCCTCAGACAGTTTAGAGACCAAAAACCACACAGCTGCTCAGCACCTGAGGGCCTTGGAGGGATTAGGGCGGCTGGGATTCACAAGTCTCTCCATAGGACTTGCGGGGGCCACCGAGTccttctgttttcccttcccGTGAGACTCCTGAAGAAAAGGTAGAGAAGGGGCTGCTGCTTCCTAGTCACCCCGCTCCTGTCCTCAGTCTTTAAAGCTGCCGCCCGCCCACTCGGATCCTTCTGTGACTCAGagtggagggaaggatggagcctCCCTCTGGCTGCTGCCTTCTCTCCCGTCCTGTTTTCTCCTGCCTgctccccacacacccacacccaggcAGAGGTTCTGTCTGGATGCAGATAGGATTACCTGGGCAGCTAGCCTTACCCAGAACAGTTCATTTAAGTCAGCACCCAAGAGAGGGTGCAGGAGGAGAGAAAAGCTCTTCTAAGTAACTAATGTGCAGCTAGAGTTGAGAGTCATTTGCCTAGATTCAGGACTGAGGGCTGGCCTTGCCTTCCTGCTGTGGAGTAGAGAGCTGTTAACCCTAACCAAAACACTCCTAGGCTCCTCCCTTCCTTCAGCACCCTAGTGGCCTTCCCTGGTTAGAACAGGGtcctgcatcctgagtgctgtcTTGATGTAATTATTGGGAGCCTCTACCTCAGTTCTAGGGCACTGTATTCCCTCCGCCATGTCTCCTCTTTGAGTGCAAAAAGAGCAGACATCTGTGATGAGGGCTGGACTCTCTCCGTTCCTTGTGGCCCTTCCCCAAGGTGTTCCAGGGAAGTGGCTGCTCATGCTTGTTACCTGCAAGGTGTCCCTTAAAACACCTGCTGAGCCTTGCTGCTTTGCCCTGAGCTGTCTGACCCTGCAGTAACCAGAAACCAGGCTTCTAGGCACTCTCTGCCAACCTCCTCTACATCTGAGAGCTGGTGTCTTACCTGCAGCAAGATTGAAGCCTGCTGCCGACACTCAGATTATTGGCCTCGCTGGaggcctgccttcctcccttccagCAAGGATGGGGAGTCAGCTTTCTGTGGACTTGCTCAGCCAGGAAAGGACACTTGTATTTGTGGGGAGGCAGTTAAGAGAGGTCAGCATGGTTTCTCTCCCTGAGTGCATGGTGTGTGCCAGACAACTGGGAGAGGTTGAGAGAGGGAGGTGTGTATACACAGTGGGTGGGGGAGGTTACGCTGCCTCTTCCTAGCTAAACCAGGGTATTAATATTTATACTACTGAGGCTCCAGCTTCACCAGGAAGCTTCTCTGGCACAGGCATGCAGTGGTTCTGGAATGGAACCACTCTTATTTCCCCTTGGAACATAGGGCCCAGTGCCTTAGTAGGTTGGGGGTTTTATGTGATTTTATGGGATAGTGAAATGCTAAGGTGGGAATGGGCTACCCCTGACCTAGACTCCTGTTCCCTCAGGAGGAGCTGACCAGCACAAGCGTGGAGCACATCATTGTCAATCCCAATGCTGCCTATGACAAGTTCAAGGACAAGAGAGTGGGAACCAAGGGACTTGGTGAGATTGGGCTGCGGTGGCTGGGAGTACTAGAGAAGAGCATCAGGGTTtcctgtccccagcactgggtggcGTGtgcttggtggggggggggggggggggggggggtgtcccctCCAGTAGGAGTGTGACTGCAGTGAGCCGAGGCCAGGCCACTCAGTCTTACTCCCTTGTCTTGGCAGATTTCTCAGATCGCATTGGAAAAACGAAGAGGACAGGATATGAATCTGGAGACTATGAGATGGTTTGTTTGTGTTGATGGACGGGGTGGTGAGCTCACAGCAGGCATGCAGCTGGGGAGTGAGGaatgttcagttttgtttttttaagtttaatttatttttattttgtacacgtgagtgtttgcctgcatgcatgtgtgtatgtgcaccatgtgtgtgcctgatgtctgGAGAGTCCAGAAGAGAATATCGGATCCTTTAAAAAGAGggttatagacggttgtgagccaccatgtgggtgctggggactgaactcaggcctcctgtgagagcagccagtgagtgctcccAGTGCTGAGCTTGGGGAGATAGTCTTGTTCTGGGCTCATCTGGTTGGTTTCCTGAGGAGTCAAGCAGGGTACAGTTGAGGGTTTCTGCCCCCACTGCTGCTCTGGAGTCTCCAGGCCTCtggctgcctcctcttctgtcctAGGGCACAGAGGACTCGGGAGTTGGAGAGAGTCCTCCAACTTAGGTCCCAGATTTGGATAAATTCCCAAGGCTCTCTCTAACGGGAGCCGTAGCCTCTtgtgtgctttctttctctgtagctGGGAGAGGGTCTGGGAGTGAAGGAGACGCCTCAGCAGAAGTACCAGCGACTGCTGCACGAAGTGCAGGAGCTGACGACGGAGGTGGAGAAGATCAAGGTAGCTAACTGCCCTTCTGCCGGCTGTGCCGCAGAAGCTGTGGGGGAGGGCCAGAGAGGCTGTCGGAGTTCAGGGCTACAGGTCTATGTGTTAAGTCAGTCTGCTGGGGCAGAGGGCACGGCTCAGCGGctcgagcactggctgctcttccagaggacccgggtttgattcccagcaccctctcgTAGACACACGTGCAGGGAAGACACCACTGCACACGACATTTAGAGCAGTTTCCTTGGTCTGCTGTTCTAGACTCTCTCCTGGGGAtgtgcaggggctggagggactAAGAGcaccagcactggctgctcctcagaggacccaggttctattcccagcacccactgggtcctcacaaccatctgtaactccagctgcaatggtacacagacagacacacagtcacGACACCCAGATACATCATAAGTGAAGTCACCTGGCCCTAGCATTCCTTGAGGGTATGCCGCTCTCTTGCTTCCTTCCCGCCACCCTCACTGCCCACCTCTTCTCCTGTCAGACGACAGTGAAGGAGGCGGCCACAGAGGAGAAGCTGACCCCTGTGGTGCTGGCTAAGCAGCTGGCAGCCCTTAAGCAGCAGCTGGTGGCTTCCCACCTGGAGAAGCTGCTGGGACCCGATGCTGCCATCAACCTCACTGACCCGGATGGAGCCCTGGCTAAGTGAGTGCCTTCGTGGAGCTGTGAAGCCCCCCAGCCAGACCCAGCAGCAGTACCACATTGGGAGGCAGCCTCTCCGTGCCATAGTCCTTACCCTCAGGTCATGCTGCCACTGTTCTCGTGACCCAGGCGCCTGCTGCTGCAGCTGGAAGCGACGAAGAACAGCAAAGGGGCTTCAGGGGGAAGGAGCACAGGCGGGACCCCTCCAGAGAGCAGCCTCGTCACTTACGAGCTCCACTCTCGGCCTGAGCAGGACAAGTTCTCACAAGCTGCCAAAGTAAGTGTCCTTTTGGAGGATCAGGCCTGGGGACAGGGCGCTGCTGGAAGGCTCTGATCCCCCTGGAGTCTCACTGACCTTGTCGTCCTTGcgtatttgttttttgaggcagggtttcctgcAGTCTAGGCTAGCTTGGCTGGCTctaaactccagatcctcctgcttctacctcccaagtgctgcatcTAATTCGAATTGAAATTTAAGATTGTGGCTAGGGatgtgttccaggaaaggagccCCTCGAACAGGAAAGGGAGGATGGGGGTGGCAAACctcacctcctccttccctgtAGGTTGCAGAACTTGAGAAGCGTCTAACAGAGCTGGAGGCCACTGTCCGCTGTGATCAGGATGCTCAGGTCAGGGGCTCACCTGTACTTAGCCAGCACCCTGAGCTCTCAGGTCCAGTGCTCCCCAGAACCTGGGAGGGGTGAGTTAGTGGGTGCCAGGTAGTTAATCCTCTGGAGGTGTGAAGACTGCTGATTTCTCTCCTTCGTCCATTTCCCATCAGAACCCCCTTTCTGCAGGTCTGCAGGGAGCCTGTCTGATGGTGAGTGTGAAAGGAAGGATGGGGGTGGGTTACAAGTGGCAATTACTTTGGGGTACAGTGGTACAGTCATTAACTCCAGTGCAATGTAAAAGACCTTTTCTAGTCTGATTGTGACACTGGCCcaaacccttcctcccccacGCTCTAGGAAACAGTAGAACTGTTGCAGGCCAAGGTGAGCGCCCTGGACCTTGCAGTTCTGGACCAAGTAGAGGCCCGGCTGCAGGTACTAAGTGGAGAACCTCTTGGGTCCTGAGTAGCCGGGGACTTGGGAAACCCTGGGTGCCCTCTCACCCTAACACCTTTGCTTTCAGAGTGTCCTGGGAAAGGTGAATGAGATTGCCAAGCACAAAGCCTCTGTGGAGGACGCAGACACGCAGAGCAAGGTCAGGAAGAGCCTCCCGTCTCTGTGCCCTTGTCCTCCCCTCAGCATCCGCTGAGTGCTGAGGTCAGAGTGCAGGACCGAGAGGTTCGGTCCTCTGGGTGTAAGAGAGAGTCGAGGCGGTTGGCCCACAACCTCAGCCCTCCTTTCTGGGCCCTGCCATGTTCTTCAGGTGCATCAGCTTTATGAAACCATACAGCGCTGGAGCCCCATCGCCTCTACCCTCCCCGAGCTGGTGCAGAGACTAGTCACCATCAAGCAGCTCCATGAGCAAGGTGTGAGGCTGGCCCCTCTGCGTGGGGCCTGTTGTCCCCTCGCCCTGGATCTgctctcagctctgcctcttcTTTTGTAGCTCTGCAGTTTGGTCAGCTCCTGACACACTTGGACACCACTCAGCAGATGATTGCCGGCTCCCTGAAGGACAACACCGCGCTCCTGAGCCAGGTGTGTCAATCTGGCTCTGTGCCCGCTCTGTCCTGTTTCAGAGAGGCTCTCCAGCCCCCCTGGTGGGTTTTGTCTTCCCGCTTTGACTGTCCTTCTGGTTTCAAAGCTGTAGGACCTTTGTGCTCAATCTAGTAACCTTTTTCTCTAACCTTGGACTTTTTGGCAAAAGGTGGGGATGTCAGACCGAGTCTCAttctgactggcctgaaacttgttttgtagaccaggctggccccagattTGTGGCAGTCCTTCTTcaccttcttcccaagtgctggggtcacaggaatgtgccaccatgcttgactgttttggagacaggcctcaaattcacaactAAACAACCCTTACTGCTCTAGACTCCCGGGGGCTGGAACGGGGCCTGAGCACAGCCTACTTTAGGTTCACCTTCTTTGTTcatcttttggttttggttttggagacagggtttctctgtgtatccctggctgtgctggaactcactttgtagaccaggctggccttgaactcatagggatctgtctgctgcctctgtctcccgagtgctgggattaaaggcatgcaccaccaccaccctattttttatttttatttttatgtgcattggtattttgtctgcatgttatatctgtatgaggatgtcagatcttggagttacagttatgagctgctctatgggtgctgggaattgaacccaggtcctctggaagagcagtcagtgctcttaaccactgagccatctctcctgcccaggtTTCTAgagttgtgtgtacatgtgtgtatacctaTGTGTGTCAGGAGTGCACTGAGCTGTGCCAAAGGTTGATGTTGAATGTCCCCTCACTCTCCATGTTCTTATTGAAataagtgtgtgtgcgtgcgcttAAGGAGATCAGAGGTACCAAATCCTTCTGTAGCTGGacttcaggcagttgtgagctgcccagggtgggtgctgggaactgagcttgagCCCTCTGCAGAGTGTGTGTGCTCTTGTCCTGAGCCGTTGTTCCAGCCCTTCCACCTTCCTgtgagacggggtctctcacaGAAACGTCTGGGACTCACTATGAGACGGGGTCCCTCACAGAAACATCTGGGACTCACTGTGG comes from Onychomys torridus chromosome 20, mOncTor1.1, whole genome shotgun sequence and encodes:
- the Dctn2 gene encoding dynactin subunit 2 isoform X3; translated protein: MADPKYADLPGIARNEPDVYETSDLPEDDQAEFDAEELTSTSVEHIIVNPNAAYDKFKDKRVGTKGLDFSDRIGKTKRTGYESGDYEMLGEGLGVKETPQQKYQRLLHEVQELTTEVEKIKTTVKEAATEEKLTPVVLAKQLAALKQQLVASHLEKLLGPDAAINLTDPDGALAKRLLLQLEATKNSKGASGGRSTGGTPPESSLVTYELHSRPEQDKFSQAAKVAELEKRLTELEATVRCDQDAQNPLSAGLQGACLMETVELLQAKVSALDLAVLDQVEARLQSVLGKVNEIAKHKASVEDADTQSKVHQLYETIQRWSPIASTLPELVQRLVTIKQLHEQALQFGQLLTHLDTTQQMIAGSLKDNTALLSQVQTTMRENLATVEGNFASIDERMRKLGK
- the Dctn2 gene encoding dynactin subunit 2 isoform X2 encodes the protein MADPKYADLPGIARNEPDVYETSDLPEDDQAEFDAELEELTSTSVEHIIVNPNAAYDKFKDKRVGTKGLDFSDRIGKTKRTGYESGDYEMLGEGLGVKETPQQKYQRLLHEVQELTTEVEKIKTTVKEAATEEKLTPVVLAKQLAALKQQLVASHLEKLLGPDAAINLTDPDGALAKRLLLQLEATKNSKGASGGRSTGGTPPESSLVTYELHSRPEQDKFSQAAKVAELEKRLTELEATVRCDQDAQNPLSAGLQGACLMETVELLQAKVSALDLAVLDQVEARLQSVLGKVNEIAKHKASVEDADTQSKVHQLYETIQRWSPIASTLPELVQRLVTIKQLHEQALQFGQLLTHLDTTQQMIAGSLKDNTALLSQVQTTMRENLATVEGNFASIDERMRKLGK
- the Dctn2 gene encoding dynactin subunit 2 isoform X1 yields the protein MADPKYADLPGIARNEPDVYETSDLPEDDQAEFDAFAQELEELTSTSVEHIIVNPNAAYDKFKDKRVGTKGLDFSDRIGKTKRTGYESGDYEMLGEGLGVKETPQQKYQRLLHEVQELTTEVEKIKTTVKEAATEEKLTPVVLAKQLAALKQQLVASHLEKLLGPDAAINLTDPDGALAKRLLLQLEATKNSKGASGGRSTGGTPPESSLVTYELHSRPEQDKFSQAAKVAELEKRLTELEATVRCDQDAQNPLSAGLQGACLMETVELLQAKVSALDLAVLDQVEARLQSVLGKVNEIAKHKASVEDADTQSKVHQLYETIQRWSPIASTLPELVQRLVTIKQLHEQALQFGQLLTHLDTTQQMIAGSLKDNTALLSQVQTTMRENLATVEGNFASIDERMRKLGK